The following are from one region of the Elusimicrobiota bacterium genome:
- a CDS encoding ORF6N domain-containing protein, producing MRSLKSDEDLARLYGVETKQLQRQVRRNITRFPADFMFVLEKGEYAALRRQIGTLEKGAHVKFLPYASTEQGVAMLSSVLNSERAVQINIVIMRAFVRVRQVLASDHALAERMERAEQIRGVFDAIRRLMGSPRRAKRRIGFVP from the coding sequence GTGAGAAGTCTGAAGAGCGACGAGGATTTAGCGCGTCTCTACGGCGTCGAGACGAAGCAGCTCCAGAGGCAGGTTCGTCGGAACATCACGCGGTTCCCCGCGGACTTCATGTTCGTGCTGGAGAAGGGAGAGTATGCGGCTCTAAGGCGCCAAATTGGCACCTTAGAGAAAGGTGCTCACGTCAAGTTCCTGCCGTACGCTTCCACCGAGCAGGGCGTAGCGATGCTTTCGAGCGTCCTGAACAGTGAACGCGCGGTACAAATCAACATCGTCATCATGCGGGCCTTCGTGCGGGTGCGGCAGGTGTTGGCGAGCGACCATGCATTAGCCGAACGGATGGAGAGGGCGGAGCAGATTCGCGGGGTGTTCGATGCGATCCGGAGGCTGATGGGGTCGCCTCGGCGGGCCAAGAGGCGGATAGGCTTCGTCCCCTGA
- a CDS encoding type II secretion system protein: MGPLRPEAVLPSPAAARRRGRPNGFTLIEILISVLLIAAVVTSIFPLLLTSKLQVVKSGRRGEALNYTRQAMETLKAFTTGDSSYPTGPGGALPWTYPGEACGGCWALAPGTHNLTPTLPASFTGAPVNGTISYTVSDFACGSRTCKQVQFSANWSD, encoded by the coding sequence ATGGGCCCCCTCCGGCCGGAAGCGGTTCTTCCGTCTCCGGCGGCCGCGCGTCGGCGCGGCCGTCCGAACGGCTTCACGCTCATCGAGATCCTCATCTCGGTGCTCCTCATCGCCGCCGTCGTGACCTCCATCTTCCCGCTCCTGCTCACGAGCAAGCTCCAGGTCGTCAAATCCGGCCGGCGCGGGGAGGCGCTCAACTACACCCGGCAGGCGATGGAGACTCTGAAGGCCTTCACGACCGGGGACTCCTCCTACCCGACGGGACCGGGCGGCGCGCTGCCCTGGACCTACCCCGGCGAGGCCTGCGGCGGCTGCTGGGCCCTGGCCCCGGGGACGCATAACCTGACGCCGACCCTGCCGGCCTCCTTCACGGGCGCCCCGGTCAACGGTACCATCAGCTACACGGTCAGCGATTTCGCCTGCGGCTCCCGGACCTGCAAGCAGGTGCAGTTCTCCGCGAACTGGAGCGACTGA
- a CDS encoding prepilin-type N-terminal cleavage/methylation domain-containing protein: MGASARRRGFTLAELMFAIAIFSMVMAGLGAIYVSSLRQSVSISGEARLKSMAVLAMHAVRSEVVVATRIDSPVEGGTSDVLIGGRNVARDGMNPMDGIAGDTRWFGFCVRYTPIGACGSSLLDPTPCIFYYSGAGWPPPAVGAGNCGSPLGGATPMLVASGLNGPANGAPNYFSRQIAFKAANWNQVRFSFRLTRAATGASQVLNYSGDSTFNGQFSRYQ, from the coding sequence ATGGGGGCGAGCGCTCGACGGCGGGGATTCACGCTCGCGGAGCTCATGTTCGCCATCGCCATCTTCAGCATGGTGATGGCGGGGCTCGGCGCCATCTACGTCTCCTCGCTGCGCCAGAGCGTGTCCATCTCCGGGGAGGCGCGGCTGAAATCCATGGCCGTCCTCGCCATGCACGCCGTGCGCAGCGAGGTCGTCGTCGCGACGCGCATCGACAGCCCGGTGGAGGGCGGAACCTCGGATGTCCTCATCGGCGGCCGCAACGTGGCGCGCGACGGCATGAACCCGATGGACGGCATCGCCGGGGACACGCGCTGGTTCGGCTTCTGCGTGCGTTATACGCCCATCGGCGCCTGCGGCTCGAGCCTGCTCGACCCGACTCCCTGCATCTTCTACTACAGCGGTGCCGGCTGGCCGCCGCCCGCGGTCGGCGCGGGGAACTGCGGCAGCCCGCTCGGCGGCGCGACGCCGATGCTCGTCGCCTCCGGGCTCAACGGGCCCGCCAACGGCGCGCCCAACTATTTCTCCCGGCAGATCGCCTTCAAGGCGGCGAACTGGAACCAGGTCCGCTTCTCGTTCCGGCTCACGCGGGCGGCGACCGGGGCGTCCCAGGTGCTCAATTATTCCGGAGACTCGACCTTCAATGGACAATTCTCGCGCTACCAGTAG
- a CDS encoding M23 family metallopeptidase, whose amino-acid sequence MRAVLPLLLASAACAWEPALVPGAVAPGEVLAVSLEPGADPARNLLRLDGRILPFRRAADGGVRVLVGFSAKAAPGPRVLEVVRRGFFFDGERKVPFEVLPATFSVRRLRMEASRAALPTSPVARGALASIRAALAGESPEQLWAGPWRPPLADPRLTAGYGNSRTVNGREWSWHKGVDYGAPAGTPVLAPAAGRVVLAERYPVQGGVVVVDHGQGVLSALLHMKSVEAKVGQNVEPGARVGRVGTAGFSTGPHLHWGVYVHGEPVDPLPWLRRSY is encoded by the coding sequence ATGCGCGCCGTCCTCCCCCTCCTCCTCGCCTCCGCCGCCTGCGCATGGGAACCCGCGCTCGTCCCGGGCGCCGTCGCCCCCGGGGAGGTGCTCGCGGTCTCCCTCGAGCCCGGGGCAGACCCCGCGCGCAACCTCCTGCGCCTCGACGGCCGGATCCTTCCCTTCCGCCGCGCGGCCGACGGCGGGGTCCGCGTCCTCGTCGGCTTCAGCGCCAAGGCGGCGCCCGGCCCCCGCGTCCTCGAGGTCGTGCGCAGGGGGTTCTTCTTCGACGGGGAGCGGAAGGTCCCCTTCGAGGTCCTCCCGGCGACCTTCTCCGTCCGCCGCCTGCGCATGGAGGCCTCCCGAGCCGCGCTTCCGACGAGCCCCGTGGCGCGCGGGGCGCTCGCCTCCATCCGCGCCGCCCTCGCGGGGGAGAGCCCCGAGCAGCTCTGGGCGGGCCCCTGGCGCCCCCCGCTCGCGGACCCGCGGCTCACCGCCGGGTACGGGAACTCCCGGACGGTCAACGGCCGGGAATGGTCCTGGCACAAAGGGGTCGACTACGGGGCCCCGGCGGGGACGCCCGTCCTCGCGCCGGCGGCGGGCCGCGTCGTCCTCGCCGAACGCTACCCCGTGCAGGGCGGCGTCGTCGTCGTCGACCACGGCCAGGGCGTGCTCAGCGCCCTGCTGCACATGAAGTCCGTCGAGGCGAAGGTCGGGCAGAACGTCGAGCCGGGCGCGCGCGTGGGACGCGTGGGCACGGCCGGCTTCTCCACCGGCCCGCATCTGCACTGGGGAGTCTACGTCCACGGGGAGCCCGTGGACCCGCTGCCCTGGCTGCGCCGCTCCTACTGA